The DNA window GAAAAATTACCAAGTCAGGTTTATAATGAGTAAACCCACAATTTAGACTTTTTTCATCTATCAATAGCAAATCCCCTATTTCGATTCCCTGCCGAGAAACAGTCGAATAGGACACTCCAAAATCTGTTTCAAAATTAATTGCGTCTAAAATAGGGAATGGAGGTTGGACTTGGTTAAATTCTAATTTTACTTCTGAAGAATCATTTAATATTACTTCTATTTTTTTGCAGACTTCCTGACTATATTCTATCATTTCGTTTTCATTAACAGAATATAGAATTCTCTCTTTTCCATTTATTGAATTCATTTTATATGAAAAATTATTTGAATCTGTAAAATTTCTAAATAATAATTCTACTTTTTTCCATTCCTTTGCATTTTCTCCGATTTCATGTTTCATTATGATATTTGGATAATTTGGAATAGCCGCTTCTCCCAAAAATCCAATCTGCGGATTGAGAAACTGTCTATGGTCTAAGTTTTTCCATATGAATTGCGATTCATTTGTTAAATTTTTATGTGCTAGAACTTTACGAGAGAGTTGGTTAGTTATAGGAACCAACCCTCTTCCCCCGTCTCCGAAATCTTTTTGAAAACGCTCTTTGATTCCAAAAGTAATCATATCCGACCAAAGCATAGAATCCCCGTAATGTAAGATTCGAACTACTTTGTCTTTTTTATTTTCCAATTTGGATAAATTTTCCAAAAAAGGATGTAAATACTTATAATTATCCCCTGCATAGAAATTTGTTTTATTTAGAATGTTTGGTTTCGACTCCGGCGGCGAAATAAATTTTTGTATATTTTCTACACTATCAGGAATGTATTCTCTAAGTTTTGGAAAGATTTGTTCTGATTCAATGAAATGCTCTTGGACAAAGGAACCTATTCCAAGTGTAAAAACAAAGGAAAGAAAGAAATATAGAATTTTTCGATTCAAGATAAACTACTCTAATTATAAACCAACATCGAATCCGTGGAGACGCATGGCTGTGCGCGACGGATTACGGAATTATTTCACATCCCTTACTTGAATAGTTTCGACTCTATCCTCACCTGCGATAATATCTGAAAGTATAACAACCTGTTGCCCAATGGCTATCATGTTATTCTTCTTCAATGTCTCTATTGCAAGTGCAATTGTTTTTTCTGGATCACTCGAAAAGTCAACTCTGTAAGGCAGTATCCCGCGGTTAAGCCAAAGTTTGCGACGAACGGATGTCATGTTAGTAAATGCATGTATAATCGGATATTCTGGATGGTATGCAGCTATATTATTTGCAGTTGTCCCTCTGCGGGTAATTACGATTACAGCATTGCATTTGAGTGAATCAGCTAAAAGTGCTGCTGATTTTGCGAGTTCCTCTTTTTTGTTCTTAGGTTTTTTTTGTAATACATAGCCTACTCCGCCACCCGAAGATTCAACACGCATTGCTATTTTGTGTAACATTTCTACACAACGAACTGGAAATTTACCCGAGGCAGTTTCACCGGATAACATGATAGCATCCGCTTCTTCAAAAACTGCGTTCGCAACATCAGTCACCTCTGCTCTTGTAGGAAATGGATTTTGAATCATACTTTCTAGTAAGTGAGTAGCGACTATTACCCGTTTGCCTTGAACTGCACATTCTTTAATAATCTTTCTTTGGATAATGGGAAGCTCTTCTAATTCCACCTCTACACCTAAATCTCCACGAGCAACCATTACTCCATCAGATACGGCAATGATCTCTTTATAATTCTTTACTGCCTCTGCATCTTCAATCTTGGCAACTATTTGCGCATGACCATTGCTTTCCTCAATGATCTGCCTAAGTTGTAAAATATCATCAGGACTACGAACAAAAGAAAGAGCTACAAAATCAATGTCTTGCTCTAGACCAAATTTTATATCTTTTAAATCCTTTTGCGTAATGGAGGGGATATTTACCTTTATCCCCGGAAGGTTTATATGCTTGCGGCTACCTAGTTTACCCCCATCGAGCACTCTACAGATGAGTTCCTTTTCTTTTTTCTCGAGGACTACTAGATTAATAAGTCCATTATCAACTGTAACCTTATCCCCAATTTTCAAATCATTGATAATATCAGTATAATTTACAAAAACAGATCTTTCTTCTGACTCTTGTCCAGGAATCACATGAAAAGTAAAAATTTCTCCCACTTTTAAATCTAATTCTGTGTGAACTTCTCCAGTTCTAATCTCGGGACCTTGCGTATCAAGGAGTATAGCAATTGGATATTTTAAGTCTTTATTTAATTTCTTTATCTTTTGAATAATATCTCCATGGAACTTATGATCTCCATGAGACATGTTAAGCCTAGCGATATTCATCCCCGCTTCAGCCAATTTGCGAATCATATTTATGTCCGACGTCGCTGGACCTATCGTACAGATGATTTTTGTTTTTCTAAATTTTTCTATTGTTTGCATTAGATCCTAGGTAACACTCTTTCTAAAAACTCTTCCATATAAGAATACAAATCGAATTTATCTTGATCTGGAGCTGGTGCTCTTCTCTCCGTCTCTGCCTCTCGCCTTGCAATTTCCAGTAATCGTTTCCCATGTCTTTTCAGATAATGTCGGGAAACTAAAATTGGCCATTTATATTTATTTGTTTTTGATTTTATTTGAAAAGAGAGAACTTCCTTTAGAGAATGTTTCTTCATAAACATAACAAATTGATCTTCTGGCATTCCTGTTTTTACGGTTTGCATTAAGTATTCCCTATCCGGATAAAGTTTTGCGTCCCAAGCAGTATCGAGTGCCGAAATAATAGCTTGCAACACATCTTTAACTTGTTTTTCTTCTTCAGGAGAAAGTTTTTTATCGGGTTCCCCTTCTTTATCGACAGAGGGTGCACCTTGTTCAATTTCTTCAATTTGTTTCATTCGCTCTTCTACGAGCTTTGATTTTTCTTTGGCAATTTGTTTAGCTTTTGACTCGTTAATTCGTTTTTTCTGTTCCAATTCTTTTTGGCGACGGATTTGCTCTGCTTCTGCTTTGGTAACGTATATATTTCCCATAATGGTGCGCCACATACGAGTCAGAAACGGTAGATATTTGAACAAACTCTCCATTTCAATTGCATAAAAATCTTTCTTTAAATTTTCATCTAAATTTGCATTGATGTTCATTTTGGATAAAATACGAACATCTGTATCATTACCGGTACTTTGGTAGATTTTTTTTGCGAGATCTACTGCTAAATTTACAGATGACCTATGTAGTAAAAATTCAAAATAATTATTTCCATCATCATATTCTGTATAGAGTATATTTTCATTTCCTACGATAGCTGGGATTATATCCTTTGGAATTGGTTCGCCATTGATTCGAATCGTTGCGATATCAACTAACTTTCCTGCGTTTTCCACAAGTTTGACAACTTCAATGATTTTATCTTTTTGTTCTTTACGTTTTATTTCTTCACGATAATTTTCATAAAATGCACCAAGAATGACTAACTCTTCTACCATATACTTTTGATCCCCATAAGAATCATCCATGTATGCTAAAATTTTAGTCGCCAATGACGCAAAATCGGAATATTCCTCATCCGACACGCCACCCATTACTCCAATTTTTTGTAGCGATGGTATGATATGTTTTTTAAGATAATTCACATATATTTCAATTCTTTCAATTACTTCATCTTTGCTATTGTATAAAAAAATTGATTTATTTGCAGACTTCAGCGATTTCTCATTTCGGAAAAACAATAG is part of the Leptospiraceae bacterium genome and encodes:
- the pyk gene encoding pyruvate kinase, producing the protein MQTIEKFRKTKIICTIGPATSDINMIRKLAEAGMNIARLNMSHGDHKFHGDIIQKIKKLNKDLKYPIAILLDTQGPEIRTGEVHTELDLKVGEIFTFHVIPGQESEERSVFVNYTDIINDLKIGDKVTVDNGLINLVVLEKKEKELICRVLDGGKLGSRKHINLPGIKVNIPSITQKDLKDIKFGLEQDIDFVALSFVRSPDDILQLRQIIEESNGHAQIVAKIEDAEAVKNYKEIIAVSDGVMVARGDLGVEVELEELPIIQRKIIKECAVQGKRVIVATHLLESMIQNPFPTRAEVTDVANAVFEEADAIMLSGETASGKFPVRCVEMLHKIAMRVESSGGGVGYVLQKKPKNKKEELAKSAALLADSLKCNAVIVITRRGTTANNIAAYHPEYPIIHAFTNMTSVRRKLWLNRGILPYRVDFSSDPEKTIALAIETLKKNNMIAIGQQVVILSDIIAGEDRVETIQVRDVK